ATTAAAGATCGTAAAAATCTAGGCACCCTCGGCCAAGCCAGTGACTACGCACTTCGCAAACCGCAAATGGCAGCAGCTCGTGCCAAACTACAAGCGGCAGATGCCAACTTGAAACAAGCGGTGTTAGACGTTGAACGTACCAAGATCACCGCGCCGTATGATGGCCGTATTTTAGCCAAGAAAGTATCAGTCGGTCAGGTTGTTGGCTCAGCAACCGCCCTTGCCGATATCTACGCAGTTGATAACGCCGAAGTTGAGTTGCCAATTAAAAACTCACAGCTAGCACTTATCGATTTGCCCAATAACCATTTAGGCAGCGGTAGCAAAGGGTCACCAATTACCTTGTTAAATAACGAAGGTGGTGCGACCCAATTTTGGCAGGCACAAGTTGCTCGTACTAGCGGCGCAATCAACGACAATACCCAACAGCTAAGCGTGATTGCCGAGATTAGACATCCATTTGCTAGAGACGACAAACGTTCGTTAAACATCGGACAGTTTGTGACTGCAGAAATAACAGGTAAAACCATCGATAACGCCATAGTGATTCCTAATGCGGCAATTTATCAAGGCAGTTACGTTTACCTTTACCAAGACGGCGTATTGCAACGCAAAACAGTCGATATTACCTATCAAAACGATAAAGAAGCCGTAATTGCTGCGGGTGTAGGTGCTAATGACAAATTAGTAACAACACCGCTAGGTCAAGTTAACTCGGGGACTGCTGTGTCTATTGCTGG
This DNA window, taken from Psychrobium sp. MM17-31, encodes the following:
- a CDS encoding efflux RND transporter periplasmic adaptor subunit gives rise to the protein MRTIKILLPFIVIAVFVTAVYLIFFSSPEARKRGQRPPPSLVVEVLDVKPQSYQVTLSSFGKVTPTTQSQLSSQVSGQIVAVSDKFKVGQFFSKGDVLVTLDDRDYKIRVQSASAERAQAQVALDEEIALSAQAIKDRKNLGTLGQASDYALRKPQMAAARAKLQAADANLKQAVLDVERTKITAPYDGRILAKKVSVGQVVGSATALADIYAVDNAEVELPIKNSQLALIDLPNNHLGSGSKGSPITLLNNEGGATQFWQAQVARTSGAINDNTQQLSVIAEIRHPFARDDKRSLNIGQFVTAEITGKTIDNAIVIPNAAIYQGSYVYLYQDGVLQRKTVDITYQNDKEAVIAAGVGANDKLVTTPLGQVNSGTAVSIAGQKKMRNKKRGGKDGKRRGEGRKQGGKKGAKQNGKQGSES